The following are encoded in a window of Suncus etruscus isolate mSunEtr1 chromosome 16, mSunEtr1.pri.cur, whole genome shotgun sequence genomic DNA:
- the LOC126032211 gene encoding LOW QUALITY PROTEIN: protein ELYS-like (The sequence of the model RefSeq protein was modified relative to this genomic sequence to represent the inferred CDS: inserted 2 bases in 2 codons; deleted 4 bases in 3 codons; substituted 1 base at 1 genomic stop codon) yields the protein MPELTARVSSGLRPFSEGTLQALGQEEATGGAGLRGKLAPGINGLACLTCGPQLEVINTSTGQRGSAYRFRGVNGEPALILAVKEFLWQKKKGLLVGLEDSEGSILCLYDISISKVVKAVEISGRVTAIEPLSYQGGPTAATENSHPSLQWLFGVAAVVTDVGQILLIDLCLDDLPCKHTGLNASLLQLMTGIPDKVPHLRERARQEGRHLGFELVGPSGAAISTLVYINRTHQLAVGFADGYVALWNMKSMTEEDDYTQLKGGRTPISAITFQKPENDPNNFCYLWAVQSTQDSQGDVLSLYLLRLAFRDEICLASGQSLYEGLSLREESYTLDLTEGIFHLTGQTNTKFLGCQSIEKFPSQGDREEGLNEALSPDTSVSXFTWQLSTYGQVKPSVYLGIFDINSWYSAQLPDTLESGEYLHNCSYFALWSLDSVVSRFFPHDILHILEHERSLSRGIPPSYPPPEEFFNXTCLNFDATCLLNSGVVHINCTGFQKKNLMFSSTLGQSLNSVITDHYNQCLAADMSPKILDIQPSNLSQQDQLEALWSAVDQTNSLAPMIGCIKQWVSEHPNSATNLRFVLEWTWNKVNVTKEELDRLCAPLFDGSCHIIDPQTIQSVQCCHLLLSHLNTVLNCLLAEAKSITETGIMILNNKCMFIQITCQYIQVVLWFCHLELLPEGFHDTMHLRSLCYNDPVIQEYYTSCRQKCKSFSRGKWNSDYLIIDGMVSHLGNRIENLWKNDEGGTGKYPLPSLHALLDIYLLHNITEASKHAVTIYLLLDIRSYFPNVEDSATESFLKVFAISYSQLKLIKGLWYIDHKTCERALELLFHPARVKPLPWQHTMILQAFISQGEHRLALRYIHTMKPTMSTDGDVCLHLTILINNVCVVEACIVVAANSNSLNRKDLLKHTYNMCQEMGLLEDFLKIPLTDTEQECLVRILQSSNSVQNHKFLLLHRLQHANYIPALKLNQTLQMNSMHDHNPLVQERSLVRNFMLAQCGKGVPRAEKKITIERAKPYSRSTTILQEVATPKLLSAFPKPTLKRTVLSSSVFINQVLSDLETVGTNSKPNTGISLYTSLRIKESSPVVSSLPISDASIGTPISQASQKSSKQLNRADCPVRQPSQCMRVFLQSPNKSPLDLASHLLPVNSCVKRSWEYITKAKELHCLETPLVGKKAKSLATTVTASGFAKSSPQTILKSSLPSTSLASPSLSPGPSLVPLQLKETTISLREEGITSKCTPGVAYDNKTNVYVTTPPHSILVKTESVKTRKKVSFFLDHQELHERLQDTSSHCLEKSDVSNGNSSASTILDQTSTKYHDAVSPKGMFTPLKIVSSSTELIADVTEKGQDGLSQNQQKPQKSVIVRRGRRRLMSPNTSESSNAMQVGLPIMSGRKSKESKSSLPLESTIQTSFRKEGENRSSKGIKKPTENQENSEGINDANISKTASPRRSTRKVRSAKLEAVENAECKHDLKSSEQQLFTRHSKMMKVQKLSGTVAREDSKVESSLTTLQAEVSMSDTPRKRGRPRKINPDDVTPTAHKEERSPKKRKDLSIQRRSRGNTSATTKNTHAGKGASEKSVSVPNVELETVLSPKXKAQPGLPGASLNAGGPRGSAVSGLRGSWWPGCTGTLRGCAGERRGNPRSPGPPWTASGRVDSDRPGTSCPTRPAHKGLCGAQGPTRGGRRVCPPAWVFCDFEVGDPESHWSGFRAVEMHPGLGVLNGQMGATRGEISEGALGLLGAQGGLGGVLGWMDP from the exons ATGCCAGAGTTAACTGCAAGAGTAAGTAGTGGGCTTCGGCCTTTCTCAGAAGGGACTCTTCAGGCCCTGGGCCAAGAAGAAGCCACAGGAGGAGCTGGGCTTCGAGGAAAACTTGCCCCAGGAATAAATGGACTCGCTTGCTTGACTTGTGGTCCACAACTGGAGGTCATAAACACCTCGACAGGACAGAGGGGATCGGCATATCGATTCCGGGGAGTGAACGGGGAACCTGCTCTCATTCTAGCTGTCAAGGAATTCTTGTGGCAGAAGAAAAAAGGTTTGCTCGTTGGACTGGAAGACAGTGAAGGGAGCATCCTGTGTCTTTATGACATCAGTATTTCA AAAGTGGTGAAAGCAGTGGAGATTTCAGGAAGGGTAACAGCTATTGAACCTCTAAGTTATCAGGGAGGACCTACTGCAGCCACTGAGAATTCACACCCCAGTTTGCAATGGCTCTTTGGTGTGGCTGCAGTGGTCACCGATGTTGGACAGATTCTGCTGATTGACCTGTGTCTGGATGACTTGCCATGCAAACACACTGGACTAAATGCATCGCTTCTTCAACTCATGACTGGTATTCCAGACAAAGTACCACACCTCAGAGAACGTGCTAGGCAAGAAGGACGCCATCTGGGTTTCGAACTAGTAGGCCCATCAGGAGCAGCCATTTCAACTCTGGTTTACATAAATCGCACACATCAACTCGCGGTAGGGTTTGCTGATGGCTACGTAGCACTCTGGAATATGAAAAGCATGACAGAAGAAGACGATTACACACAGTTGAAAGGAGGAAGAACACCCATATCTGCTATTACTTTTCAAAAACCTGAGAATGATCCTAATAATTTCTGCTATTTGTGGGCTGTTCAGTCCACACAGGACAGTCAAGGGGATGTACTGAGTTTGTATCTACTTCGGTTGGCCTTTCGCGATGAAATATGTTTGGCATCAGGACAAAGCTTATATGAGGGGTTGTCCTTACGTGAAGAAAGTTACACACTGGACCTTACAGAAGGCATATTTCATTTGACTGGACAGACTAACACCAAATTCTTAGGGTGTCAgagtatagaaaaatttccatCTCAGGGTGATAGGGAGGAAGGTCTGAATGAGGCTCTGTCTCCTGACACCAGTGTTT ATTTTACCTGGCAACTGAGTACATATGGACAGGTAAAGCCTTCTGTATATTTGGGGATATTTGATATCAATAGTTGGTATAGTGCACAATTGCCTGATACACTAGAATCGGGTGAATATCTACATAATTGCTCTTATTTTGCTCTGTGGTCCCTGGATTCTGTAGTAAGTAGGTTTTTTCCACATGACATCTTGCATATCTTAGAGCATGAGAGGAGTTTAAGTCGAGGAATTCCTCCTTCCTATCCACCTCCCGAGGAGTTTTTTA CTACATGTCTTAATTTTGATGCTACTTGTTTGTTGAACTCAGGAGTGGTTCACATCAATTGCACTGGCTTTCAGAAAAAGAATCTGATGTTTTCAAGTACATTGGGGCAATCTCTCAACAGTGTCATTACTGATCATTATAATCAATGTCTTGCAGCTGACATGTCACCAAAAATTCTTGATATCCAGCCTTCCAATTTAAGTCAGCAAGACCAATTAGAAGCTTTATGGTCTGCAGTAGACCAAACAAATTCCCTCGCACCTATGATTGGATGTATAAAACAGTGGGTATCAGAACACCCAAATTCGGCCACTAACTTGCGCTTTGTTCTTGAATGGACATGGAATAAAGTGAATGTCACAAAAGAAGAATTGGACAGACTGTGTGCGCCGTTATTTGATGGCTCATGCCATATCATTGATCCACAAACTATACAGTCTGTCCAATGTTGTCATTTGCTTCTTAGTCACCTTAATACAGTTCTTAATTGTTTGTTAGCAGAGGCCAAAAGCATCACTGAGACAGGCATTATGATCCTGAACAATAAATGTATGTTTATCCAAATCACATGTCAGTACATACAAGTGGTTCTTTGGTTCTGTCATCTTGAGCTTCTACCAGAGGGCTTTCATGATACTATGCATTTAAGAAGTTTATGCTATAACGACCCTGTAATTCAGGAGTACTACACCAGTTGTCGACAGAAGTGTAAGAGTTTTTCAAGGGGGAAATGGAATTCTGATTACCTGATTATTGATGGAATGGTTTCTCACCTAGGAAATAGGATTGAGAATTTGTGGAAAAACGATGAAGGAGGCACTGGAAAATATCCTCTTCCAAGTCTGCATGCACTGCTTGACATATACTTACTCCATAATATTACTGAAGCAAGCAAACATGCAGTTACCATCTATTTGCTGCTAGATATTAGGTCTTATTTTCCAAACGTAGAGGATTCTGCCACTGAATCATTTCTTAAGGTTTTTGCCATTTCTTACAGCCAGCTGAAACTGATTAAAGGTTTGTGGTATATAGATCATAAAACTTGTGAGAGGGCTTTGGAACTTCTGTTTCACCCAGCCAGAGTCAAACCTTTGCCATGGCAACATACAATGATTCTTCAAGCTTTCATAAGTCAGGGTGAGCACAGACTCGCCCTCAGATATATCCACACAATGAAGCCAACGATGTCCACAGATGGTGATGTTTGCCTTCACCTCACCATTTTGATCAATAATGTGTGTGTGGTTGAGGCCTGTATAGTT GTTGCGGCAAATTCTAATAGTTTAAACAGAAAGGACTTATTAAAGCACACTTACAACATGTGCCAGGAAATGGGCTTGCTGGAGGATTTCCTAAAGATACCGCTCACAGACACTGAACAGGAGTGTTTGGTAAGAATTTTGCAATCTAGTAACAGTGTTCAGAACCATAAATTCCTTTTACTTCATCGCTTACAGCATGCCAATTACATCCCTGCCTTGAAGCTGAACCAAACTCTGCAGATGAATAGCATGCATGATCATAATCCTCTTGTGCAAGAGAGATCTCTGGTTCGAAATTTCATGTTAGCCCAATGTGGGAAAGGGGTTCCTAGAGCTgag aaaaaaataacaattgaaAGAGCTAAGCCCTATAGTCGCTCAACAACCATTCTTCAAGAAGTTGCTACACCCAAACTGTTATCAGCATTTCCAAAGCCAACTTTAAAGAGAACTGTGTTGTCAAGTTCTGTTTTCATCAATCAAGTTTTGTCTGATTTGGAGACAGTTGGCACAAACAGTAAACCTAACACTGGTATTTCTCTTTACACCagtcttagaataaaagaatcctCTCCTGTAGTATCTTCTCTCCCAATATCTGATGCTTCCATTGGAACACCAATTTCACAAGCTTCACAAAAAAGTTCTAAACAGCTGAATAGGGCTGATTGTCCCGTGCGTCAGCCTTCTCAATGTATGAGGGTGTTTCTGCAAAGCCCCAACAAATCTCCTTTGGACCTAGCATCTCATTTATTGCCAGTAAATTCATGTGTCAAAAGATCTTGGGAATATATTACCAAGGCTAAGGAATTACATTGCCTTGAAACTCCTCTTGTGGGTAAGAAAGCTAAAAGTTTGGCCACAACAGTTACTGCCTCTGGATTTGCCAAATCTAGTcctcaaactattttaaaatctaGTCTTCCATCAACTTCTTTAGCATCACCCTCTTTGTCTCCTGGACCTTCTCTTGTTCCTTTACAACTTAAAGAAACTACAATTTCATTGCGGGAAGAAGGCATAACTTCAAAATGTACACCTGGAGTTGCCTATGACAACAAAACAAATGTATATGTCACTACACCACCTCATTCAATTCTAGTAAAAACTGAGTCAGTGAAGACCCGAAAGAAGGTATCTTTTTTCTTAGACCATCAAGAATTGCATGAAAGGCTACAGGATACATCCTCACATTGCTTGGAGAAATCAGATGTGAGCAATGGAAACAGCAGTGCTTCAACCATATTGGACCAGACTTCCACCAAATATCATGATGCAGTATCACCCAAAGGTATGTTTACACCCTTGAAAATTGTGAGCTCTTCTACTGAACTAATTGCTGATGTAACAGAAAAAGGGCAAGATG GGCTGTCTCAGAATCAGCAAAAACCTCAAAAGTCTGTTATTGTTAGAAGAGGGAGGAGAAGATTAATGAGTCCAAACACATCAGAAAGTTCAAATGCTATGCAAGTAGGGTTACCAATTATGTCcggaaggaaatcaaaagagtcAAAATCCTCTCTGCCTTTGGAATCAACAATTCAAACTTCATTTAGAAAAGAAGGTGAAAATAGAAGTTCTAAGGGTATTAAAAAACCTACAGAAAATCAGGAAAATAGTGAAGGCATAAATGATGCAAATATTAGTAAAACAGCAAGTCCTAGAAGGAGTACCAGGAAAGTGAGAAGTGCTAAGTTAGAAGCTGTTGAAAATGCAGAATGTAAACATGACTTAAAGTCCAGTGAACAGCAACTGTTTACTAGACATAGTAAAATGATGAAAGTTCAAAAACTTAGTGGAACCGTTGCAAGAGAAGATTCTAAAGTTGAATCCTCCCTGACAACACTCCAGGCAGAAGTTTCCATGTCTGACACACCTAGGAAACGTGGTagaccaagaaaaataaatcctgaTGACGTAACACCCACAGCTCATAAGGAGGAGAGAAgtcccaaaaagagaaaagatcttaGCATTCAAAGGAGATCTAGAGGAAACACCTCAGCTACGACGAAAAATACTCATGCTGGAAAAGGAGCTTCAGAGAAGTCAGTTTCAGTACCAAATGTGGAACTTGAGACAGTGTTGAGCCCCAAGTAAAAA